TCAGGGTGTCCATGGTCTCGCCGGACTGCGAGATCACCACGATCAGCGTGGACCGGTCCAGCACCGGGTCGCGGTAGCGGAACTCGCTGGCCAGCTCCACCTCACAGGGAATCCGGGTCCAGTGCTCGATGGCGTACTTGGCGACCAGGCCGGAGTGGTACGCGGTGCCGCAGGCGACGACGAAGATCTTGTCGACATCGCGCAGGTCCTGGTCGCTGAGGCGGACCTCGTCAAGCATGATCTCGCCGCTGTCGGTGAGCCGGCCGAGCAGCGTGTCGGCCACGGCCTGCGGCTGCTCCGCGATCTCCTTGAGCATGAACCAGTCGTAGCCACCCTTCTCGGCGGCCGAGGAGTCCCAATCGATGTGGAAATCCTTGCCACTGGCGGGCTGGCCATCGAAGTCGGTGATCTCGATGGTGTCGGCGGTGATCAGGACGACCTGGTCCTGGCCCAGCTCGACCGCCTCGCGGGTGTGCTCGATGAACGCGGCGACGTCACTGGCGAGGTAGTTCTCGCCGTTGCCCCGGCCGACCACCAGCGGCGAGTTGCGTCGCGCGCCGACCACCGCGCCGGGCACCGCAGCATCTACCGCGAGCAGCGTGAACGCGCCCTCCAACCGCTGGCAGACCACCCGCATGGCGGCGGCGAGCAGCTGCGGTCCGTCCGGCTGACCGGCCGCCCGCAGCTCGGCCAGCGCCTTGGCGATCAGGTGCGCGGCGCACTCGGTGTCGGTGTCGCTGGCGAAGTGGACACCCTCGTCCTCCAGCTCGGTGCGGAGCTTGGCGAAGTTCTCGATGATGCCGTTGTGGATCACCGCTACCCGGCCGTCGGGCGACAGGTGCGGGTGGGCGTTGCGGTCGGTGGGGCCGCCGTGGGTGGCCCACCGGGTGTGGCCGATGCCGGTGGTACCGTCGCCGATGCCGATCGGGCTGGCAGCGCACCCGGTCGGATCCTCTGCGGCACGCTCGGAGAGCAGCTTCTCCAGGTTGGCCAGCTTGCCGGCCTTCTTCTCGCTGAGCAACTCCCCGTCGCAGACGACAGCGACACCCGCCGAGTCGTACCCGCGATATTCCAGCCGGCGCAGCCCGTCCAGCACGATGCCGAGTGCCGGTCGACCACCGGCGTAGCCCACGATTCCACACATGGGTGGCAGCCTAACCAGTTTCGCTCAAGATATCTGCGCGAAAGGCGGGTAAATAATCACTCAATCTGAGCGATCGGGCGTCTCGCGGTGATGCAGGCCACAAAGCGCCCAGGTCGGGTCGGGCACGACGGCGACCCGCACCCGTACCCTGGCGGGCGTGACGAGCATCGAGGTCGACCCGCTGGTGAGCCGGATGCGTCCGTTCGGCACGACGATCTTCGCCGAGATGTCCGCCCTCGCCGTCCGCACCGGTGCGGTGAACCTCGGGCAGGGCTTCCCGGACACCGACGGCCCGCCGGAGATGCTCGCCGCCGCGGCCGAGGCGCTACGCACCGGCCGCAACCAGTACCCACCCGGCCCCGGCATCCCCGAGCTGCGCGCGGCCGTGGCCGCCCACCAGCGCCGGTTCTGGGGCCTGGAGTACGACCCGGACGGCGAGGTGGTGATCACCGCCGGTGCCACCGAGGCGATCGCCGCAGCGATCCTCGCCCTCTGCGAACCAGGCGACGAGGTGGTCTGCTTCGAGCCGTACTACGACTCGTACGCCGCCTCGATCGCGCTGGCCAGGGCGGTACGCCGACCGGTCACGCTGCGCCCCGCCCCGGACGGGCGGTACGCCTTCGATCCGGCGGCGCTGCGCGCCGCGTTCGGCCCGCGTACCCGGCTGGTGCTGCTGAACTCACCGCACAACCCGACGGGGAAGGTGTTCACCCCGGCCGAGCTGACGCTGATCGCCGAGCTGTGCCAGGAACACGGCGCGTACGCGGTCACCGACGAGGTGTACGAGCACCTGGTCTTCGCCGACGCCGCCGCCGGACACGTGCCGCTGGCGACGCTGCCCGGCATGCGCGAGCGCACCCTGCGCATCTCCTCGGCCGGCAAGACCTTCTCCTGCACCGGCTGGAAGGTGGGCTGGGCGAGCGGCCCGGCGGCGCTGGTCTCGGCCCTGCTCCGGGTGAAGCAGTTCCTCACCTTCGTCAACGCCGCACCCCTGCAACCCGCAGTCGCGGTGGCGTTGGCCCTGCCCGACGCCTACTTCACCGAGTTCGAAGCAGGTCAGCGGGCCCGCCGGGACCAACTCGTCGGCGGGCTCACCGACGCCGGATTCGACGTGCTCAGGCCGGAGGGGACGTACTTCGTCACCGCCGACATCACCGCTCTCGGCGGCTCCGAAGGCGTCGAGTTCTGCCGTACGCTGCCCGAACGGTGCGGCGTGGTGGCCGTACCCACCCAGGTTTTCTACGACGACCCCGAGGCCGGCCGGCGGCTGGTCCGGTTCGCCTTCTGCAAACGCCCGGAGGTGCTCACCGAGGCGGTCTCCCGGCTGCGGGGAGCGACCTGGGACGGCTGACCCGCCGTACGCCCACCGCCGACCTGCCCGCCACGACCGACCCCCCGCCGTACGCCCACCGCCGACCTGCCCGCCGGCCGACCTCGTCTCCGATCTAGCCGCCTGCCGGCCTGCTTGATCGCCGCCCCGACCCGATCTTCGATCTACCTGCCCGCCGGCTACCTGATCTTCGATCCGCCTGACCGCCGCCCGACCCGATCTTCGGCCTACTTGAGGTCAGCTCACTGTCCCCCAGGCTCCTACGGCCCGCCGCAGGGCATGGCGTTCGCCGGTTCCGCGACTGTCCGCTGGCCGGGCGCGGGTCGGCGACGTCAGCCGGCGACGGGTGCCGGACCAGCAGCAGCCGACGGTGCAAGCCGGGTCGACGGGTCGGTCTTCGGCACCTCGGCAACGAGGGCCGCGAGCGCCCCGCCCCCCTCGGCCAGCAGCACCGACTCGGCGTCGTCGACGAAGGCGAGGTCCGCCTCGACGTGCCGGCTCGCGGCGGCGAGCAGCAGCGCCACCACGGGATCCGCCGCGTCGCGCCGCAGACCGTCCAGGTTGCGCAGCTCGCGCACGAGGTGGCCACGCTGATTGCCCAGCACGGTGCGCACCGTCTCCGGCGAACCGGACCGGGCGGCGGCGGTGACCTTCAGGAAGAAGTCGTCGCGGAAGCCGCCGCTGCGCGGGCTCGGCTCGGCGAGCCAGCGTGCCAGCTCGGCCCGGCCTTCGGCGGTGATCTCGTAGACCACCCGGTCCGGCTTGACCGGTTGGGCGTGCCGCTCGGCGACCACCAGCCGGTCCCGGGACAAGCGATCCAGGATCTGGTAAAGGTGCCCGATGTTGAGCGGCCCCCACTGCGGGCCGACCGCCGCCTCGAACGAACCCTTCAACTCGTAGCCGTAGCTCGGACCACGGGCCAACAGGGCCAGGACCGCATGCTGGACCGCCATCGCCTTCTCCCCTCCCCCTCTTGCATTGGAGCAATGTATCGGGAACTACAGGAGAGAGCACGCGGCAAGACAGGCCCAGCCGCGCGTCGTGTTGACCATCCTGTGCGGACGGTGGGGCGCATCGTGGTCGCCCCCGTCACCGCATCGACACCGACTAAGATCGGGCCGAAGCCGAAGCCGAAGCCGAAGCCGAAGCCGAAGCCGAAGCCGAAGCCGAAGCCGAAGCCGAAGCCGAAGCCGAAGCCGAAGCCGCCGCGCGGGGCACGCAGCAGCCGTCCCGGAGTGGCCATGGACCCGAGCACCAGCACCAGTTGCGGCACCAGCACCAGCAGCATTCGCGTCAGCGGCCTAGTCCGGCAGTTCCACGCCGACAGCGAGCGGCTGACCGGTGCCCTAACTGGCACGCTTGCCAACGGCCTGCTGGTGATGGCCCTCGCCACGGCGACCGCCAGCCGATTGTCACGTCCCTGGCTACGCCGCTGCGCCGCCAACTCCCGGTCGTGCTGCTATCGACGGCGCTGCTACCGGCGGTGCTGCTACCGGCGGTGCCGCTGCTGCTCCGCCGGCTACCGGGTGGCGCGGCTACCGGCCGGGGAAGACCGGCGATCACGGACAGGCCGACCAGCCGCCCACCGCCAGCCGCCAGCCGCCAGCCGCCAGCCGCCAGCCGCCAGCCGCCAGCCGCCAGCCGCCAGCCGCCAGCCGCCAGTGTCAACGAGACCGCCCTATCAACGGACCGCAGTGTAAGCGGGACCGCCGTGTCAACGGGCTGCGATGTTAAAAGGGGGCCCTTCCTATACCTGAGGCGTTAAAAAGGGGCCCTTCCTTACACCGCAGGGCTGGCGGTGCGGACCTGGTCGGCGATGCGTTCGGCGATTTGCTGCGCGGTCGCCTGGGTGGCGGCCTCGACCATCACCCGGACCAGGGGTTCGGTGCCGGAGGGGCGGAGCAGCACCCGGCCGCTCTCGCCCAACTCGGCCTCGGCCCGCTCGACCTCGGCGCGGACGGCGGGTGCGGTGGCGCCGACCGTGCGGTCGCCGACCGGTACGTTGATCAGCACCTGCGGCAGCTTGGTCACCACGGCGGCGAGATCCGCCAGGGTGCGGCCGGTGGCCGCCATCCGGGCCATCAGGTGCAGCCCGGTCAGCACCCCGTCGCCGGTGGTGGCGTACGCCGGCATCACGATGTGCCCGCTCTGCTCGCCGCCCAACGCCAGCCCGGAGGCGCGCAACTCCTCCAGCACGTACCGGTCGCCGACCTTGGTCTCGACCAGCCGGATGCCTTCGGCGGACATGGCCAGGCGCAGGCCGAGGTTGCTCATCACGGTGGCCACCAGGGTGTCGCCGGTAAGCGTGCCGGCCTCCCGCATGGCCAGGGCCAGGATCGCCATCAGCTGGTCGCCGTCGACCTCCTCGCCGTCGGCGGTCACCGCGACGCAGCGGTCGGCGTCGCCGTCGTGCGCGATGCCCAGGTCCGCGCCGTGTTCCACCACGGCCTGGCAGAGGGCGGCGATGTGGTTCGAGCCGCACTCGTCGTTGATGTTGAGGCCGTCCGGCTCGGCATTGATCGCGATCACCTCGGCACCGGCCTCCCGGTACGCCGCCGGAGCCACCTCGGCGGCGGCGCCGTTGGCGCAGTCGACCACCACCTTGATCCCGTCCAGCCGGTGCGGCAGCGTCCCGACGAGGTGCTGTATGTAGTGGTTGGCGCCGTCGAGCAGGTCGTGTACCCGGCCCACCCCCGCGCCGACCGGTCGCTCCCAGGCGGTCGTGGCGTTGGCCTCGATGGCCGCCTCGATCCGCATTTCGATCTCATCGGGCAGCTTGTGCCCACCTGCGGCGAAGAGCTTGATCCCGTTGTCGGGCATCGGGTTGTGCGAGGCTGACAGCATCACCCCGAGGTCCGCCTTGGCCTCGGCGGTGAGGAACGCCACCGCCGGGGTGGGCAGCACCTCGACTCGGATGACCGTCGCGCCGGCGCTGGTCAGCCCGGCCACCACGGCCGCCTCCAGCATCTCGCCGCTGGCCCGGGTGTCCCGGCCGACCACGGCCAGCGGGGCGTGGCTGCGGTCCGACTCGGCGAGGGTGTGCGCTGCCGCGACGGCCACCGCGAGCGCCAACTCCGGAGTGAGATCGGCGTTTGCCCGCCCGCGTACGCCGTCCGTGCCGAACAACCGGCCCATACCCGCCAACCTCCGATGAACTGCCGATGGGGAGAGAGAAACGGCCGGTCCACCTCTGCCCCTGGTCGAGGGGGAGGCGGACCGGCCGTTCGTCAGAAGTACAAGATGCGGCTGGAGATCAGCGCTTGGAGTACTGGGGAGCCTTACGGGCCTTCTTGAGACCGTACTTCTTGCTCTCCTTGACCCGGGCGTCACGGGTGAGGAAGCCGGCCTTCTTCAGCGCCGGACGGTCGTCCGGCTCGCTGACGATCAGCGCCCGGGCGATGGCCAGCCGCAGCGCACCGGCCTGGCCGGTGGTGCCGCCGCCACGCAGGTTGGCGATGACGTCGAACGACTCGGCCTTCTCGGCGGTGACCAGCGGGTCCTTGATCAGCTGCTGGTGCACCTTGCTCGGGAAGTAGGCTTCCAGGTCCCGGCCGTTGCAGGTGATCTTGCCGGAGCCCGGCACGATGCGGACCCGGACGATGGCTTCCTTGCGCCGACCCACGGTCTGGATCGGGCGGTCACCACGAGGCGCGCGGGCGACGGGCGCCGGCGCCTCGGTGGCCTCGGGGGCGACCTCGGTGGCGGTGATGTCGGTCATGCTGATTCCTTCGCCCGCGCTCACTGCGCGATCTGCTTGATCTCGAACGGCACCGGCTGCTGCGCGCCGTGCGGGTGCTCGGCACCGGCGTAGACCTTCAGCTTCTTGATGAGCTTACGGCCGAGCTTGTTGTGCGGGAGCATCCCCTTGACCGCCAGCTCGATGGCCCGCTCGGGGCGCTTGGACAGCAGCTCCTCGTAGCCGACCTGCTTCAGGCCACCCGGGTAACCGGAGTGCCGATAGGCGATCTTCTGCTGGCGCTTGTTGCCGGTCAGCGCAACCTTGCCCGCGTTCACGATGACGACGAAGTCGCCCGTGTCGACGTGCGGCGCGAAAGTCGGCTTGTGCTTGCCCCGCAGCAGCGTGGCGGCGTGGGTGGCCAGGCGGCCCAGCACGACATCAGAGGCGTCGATGACGTGCCACTGACGCTCGATCTCACCCGGCTTCGGGCTGTACGTACGCACAGGTCTACCTTGTCTCGTCGTCGGTCTGGGGTCGCGCGCCGAGGTGACCGGAAATTCCCGGCCTGACCAGCGCGCACGAACGACCAAGCGTACCTCAGGCGGCACGCCCACAGATGTCGTACAACAGCAGGCAACGATACCCGCAGCCCCACCGGCCGGTCAAAACGGGGTCCGACCGGTGCGGCTGCGGGGATCGGATGACCCCGGTCACACCCCGGCTCGTGCCATCCGGGTGCCGGCACGGAGATACGCCGCCCAGGTGACCACGATCAGGAGCAGGAAGAACCCGACGTAGAAGCGCAGCGCCGGCTCGATACCGCCGTAGCTGGACTTCGCCCAGGCGTAGCAGATCGGGACGAGGAAGCCGCCGAAGGCACCGACCGAGGAAATGACCCCCAGCGCGCCTGCGGCCTGCCGGCGCATCGCCAGCATCACCTCCGGCGAGCCGCCGAGGTCCTCCCCCTTGACCTGGAAGATCCGGCTGATCATCCGGTAGGTGGAACCGTTGCCGACCCCGGTGGCCACGAAGAGCAGCAGGAAGGCCACGAAGAACAGGCCCATGCTGCGTTGCTCGACGGACCAGAGCGCGGCCAGGGCGCCGACCGCCATCAGCATGAAGCTGGCCACCGTGATCCGGGCACCGCCGACCCGGTCGGCGAGCCGGCCGCCGAACGGCCGGCAGATCGAGCCCACCCCGGCACCGAGGAACGCCCAGGCCAGCGCGACGTCCGGCCGGCCGAAGACCGAGGTGAGCAGGGTCGGGAAGGCGGCCGAGTAGCCGATGAACGAGCCGAAGGTGCCGATGTAGAGCAGGGACATGATCCAGGTGTCCCGGTGCCGCAACGACGACCAGACCGGGCCCACGTCGGCCTTCGCCTCGGCCAGGTTGTCCATGAACAGGTACGCGCAGACCGCCGCGATCACCGCGAGCGGGATGTACATCAGGCCCGCCCGGGCCAGCGCGAGCCCACCACCGAGCACGATCACCTGCGGTACCAGGAACTGCACCACGGCCACGCCGATGTTGCCGCCGGCCGCGTTCAGACCGAGCGCCCAGCCCTTTTCCCGCTCCGGATAGAAGAAGGAGATGTTCGCCATGCTGGAGGCGAAGTTGCCGCCACCGAAGCCGGCCGTGGCGGCGATCAGCACCAGCGGCAGGAAGCCGATCTCCGGATGTTCGACCGCCCAGGCCAGGCCCGCGCAGGGCACGATCAGCAGCAGCGCGGAGATGACCGTCCAGTTCCGGCCGCCGAAGATCGGCACGGCGAAGGTGTACGGCAACCGCAGCAGCGCGCCGACCCCGCTCGGTACGGCGGTCAGCCAGAGCGCCTGGCTGGTGGTCAACTGCCAGCCGGCGTCACCGAGCCGGACGACGACGATGCTCCACAGCAGCCACACCGAGAAGCCGATGTGCTCCGCGAAGATCGACCAGATGAGGTTGCGCCGGGCGACCCGGCTGCCCACTGTCCGCCAGAAGCCGGGATCCTCCGGTGCCCAGTGCCCGATCCAACGGCCGCGCCGCTGGTCCAGGTCGATCTCTTCGATTGCCGCTGGTCGCGCGCTCGTGGTGGTCATGCCGGAAAGTTAGGAAGCGACAGTTACCGCGGCGTTCGCCGTTCGGGTCGAGGCGGCAACGGGGATCGCACCACCGACAGCCGGCGGCGGTGAGAAACCGGCGACTCAGAGCTGCTGGAGGATGCGCAACGCCCGGTCCACCCGCCGCATGGTCTCGGCGTCGGCCACGTCCACGCACTCGGTGAACCACTTCTTCATCGGTGACGAGATGCGGTCGGGCATCACCACCCAGCCGCCCATCGGCACCGCCAGGGGCGAGTCGCGCAGCAACGCCGCCTCGACCACCTCGGCGACGATCACGATGGGCACCGCGGTCGAGTTGTAGACATCGGAACTGATCACCAGCCCGAGCCGCTCCCGGGCCCCCTCGATGCGCCAGACCTCGCTCCTACGCAGCACGCGGGCGACCGCCGAAGAGCACGTCGTCGACCATGCCCACCTCCCGGGCATCGGCCAGCGCCGCTGCCTCCAGGTCCAGTCCGGCCCGGCTCACCGCGGCGGCGTGCGCGGCGAAGACCTCGCGCAGCGCCTTCTCCCGGGCCGCCTGGTCCATCCAGGCGGAAAGCGAGAGCCCTTCGCGCTTGGCGAAGCGCCGGGCCTCCGCGATCGTCTCGTCGGAGAACGACAGGGTCACCTTGGCCGTCATGCCGGCCAGATTACCCTCGGGTATGACAGTTAGTCATCCTCCGAATACCCCGACTCGTCACACCGGCTCGGAGCGTGGGCCGCCGAAGACGGCGCGCCGCGTCGTAGTTGCCCGCCACCGCGTCGAAAACCCGAGTCACCATCCATACCGGTCCGGCTATCCGCCACCCTCGACCTCGTCCCATAACTCAGGAAACTTGTTCCACATTGTAGACCGTTCGAACCGGCGCGTCGCCCCCGTGCGGTGTGAGCGGCTCTTGACAGGGCCGAAACAAACGGGACGCGGACCGGAAACCGCCCAACGGCACGCTTTGCCGACATGACAGACGGTGCACGAGCGGCGACGCTATCGGGGCCCACGCCCCGGGAGGTGGCGACGCACTGCCCGTACTGCGCCCTCCAGTGCGGGATGACCCTGCGCGAGGAGCACGGCCAGGTGACCGTGCTGCCCCGGGAGTTCCCCACCAACCGGGGCGGCCTCTGCCAGAAGGGCTGGACCTCGGCCGAGCTGCTCCACCACCCCGACCGGCTGACCACCCCGCTGCTCCGCGACCCGGCCAGCGGTGAGCTGCGCCCGGCGACCTGGGACGCCGCGCTGGAGCGGATCACCACCGGACTGCGCGACGTGCAGCGGCGGCACGGCCGCGATGCGGTCGCCGTCTTCGGCGGGGGCGGGCTCACCAACGAGAAGGCGTACGCGCTGGGCCGGTTCGCCCGGGTGACGCTCGGCACCCGGCACATCGACTACAACGGACGGTTCTGCATGTCCTCGGCCGCTGCGGCGGGCATGCGCGCCTTCGGTGTCGACCGTGGGCTGCCGTTTCCCCTGGCCGACCTCGGTCGGGCGGACACCCTGCTGCTGGTCGGCGCGAATCCGGCGGAGACCATGCCGCCGCTGATGCGCTGGCTGACCGAGCAGCGGCAGCGGGGCGGCAAACTGATCGTGGTCGACCCTCGGGTCACCGCCACCGCACGGCAGGCCGACCTGCACCTGCAACCCCTGCCCGGCACCGATCTGGCGGTGGCCAACGCGCTGCTGCACATCGCCCTGACCGCCGGCTACCTCGACGAGTCCTACATCGAGACCCGCACCCACGGCTTCACCGCCGTCCGCCGGACCGTGGCGAGTTGGTGGCCGGCCCGCGCCGAGGCGCTCTCCGGCGTACCCGTGGCCGACCTGGAGGAGACCGCCCGCGCCCTCGGCACCGCCGAGCGGGTCATCATCCTCACCGCCCGGGGCGCAGAACAGCACGCCAAGGGCGTCGACACGGTCACCGGCTTCGTCAACCTGGCGCTCGCGCTCGGCCTACCCGGCCGGCCCGGCTCCGGGTACGGCTGCCTGACCGGGCAGGGCAACGGGCAGGGCGGGCGGGAGCACGGGCAGAAGGCCGACCAGCTCCCCGGTTACCGGAAGATCGACGACCCCGAGGCGCGGGCACACGTCGCGCGGGTGTGGGGGGTGCCCGCCGACGAGCTGCCCGGACCGGGCGTGCCGGCGTACCAGTTGCTGGACTCGCTGGGCACGGCGGAGGGGCCACGGGCGTTGCTGGTCTTCGGCTCCAACCCGGTGGTCTCCGCACCTCGCGCCGCCCGGATCGAGGGCCGGCTGCGCGACCTGGACCTGCTCGTCGTCGCCGACTTCCTGCTCTCCGAGACGGCCGCGCTGGCCGACGTGGTGCTGCCCACCGCCCAGTGGGCCGAGGAGGAGGGCACGATGACCAACCTGGAGGGACGGGTGCTGCGCCGCCGCGCACTGCGCCGCCCCCCACCCGACGTCCGCACCGACCTGGAAATCCTCGCCACCCTCGCCACCCGCCTGCAAGGAAGGGCCCCTTCTTATCGCCTGGTGCATAGCAAGGGCCCCCTATTAACAG
This DNA window, taken from Micromonospora sp. FIMYZ51, encodes the following:
- the glmS gene encoding glutamine--fructose-6-phosphate transaminase (isomerizing), which gives rise to MCGIVGYAGGRPALGIVLDGLRRLEYRGYDSAGVAVVCDGELLSEKKAGKLANLEKLLSERAAEDPTGCAASPIGIGDGTTGIGHTRWATHGGPTDRNAHPHLSPDGRVAVIHNGIIENFAKLRTELEDEGVHFASDTDTECAAHLIAKALAELRAAGQPDGPQLLAAAMRVVCQRLEGAFTLLAVDAAVPGAVVGARRNSPLVVGRGNGENYLASDVAAFIEHTREAVELGQDQVVLITADTIEITDFDGQPASGKDFHIDWDSSAAEKGGYDWFMLKEIAEQPQAVADTLLGRLTDSGEIMLDEVRLSDQDLRDVDKIFVVACGTAYHSGLVAKYAIEHWTRIPCEVELASEFRYRDPVLDRSTLIVVISQSGETMDTLMALRHAKEQKARVLAICNTNGSTIPRESDAVLYTHGGPEIAVASTKAFLTQLVACYLIGLHLAQVRGIKFADEVAAVVEQLHQVPAKLRELLGRIEPVRELARELAAEPTVLFIGRHVGYPVALEGALKLKELAYMHAEGFAAGELKHGSIALIDQGTPVICVVPSPVGRGLLHDKIVSNIQEVRARGARTIVIAEEGDQSVVRYADHLIYVPRTPTLLAPLLTTVPLQVFAAEIAAARGHDVDQPRNLAKSVTVE
- a CDS encoding pyridoxal phosphate-dependent aminotransferase, with translation MTSIEVDPLVSRMRPFGTTIFAEMSALAVRTGAVNLGQGFPDTDGPPEMLAAAAEALRTGRNQYPPGPGIPELRAAVAAHQRRFWGLEYDPDGEVVITAGATEAIAAAILALCEPGDEVVCFEPYYDSYAASIALARAVRRPVTLRPAPDGRYAFDPAALRAAFGPRTRLVLLNSPHNPTGKVFTPAELTLIAELCQEHGAYAVTDEVYEHLVFADAAAGHVPLATLPGMRERTLRISSAGKTFSCTGWKVGWASGPAALVSALLRVKQFLTFVNAAPLQPAVAVALALPDAYFTEFEAGQRARRDQLVGGLTDAGFDVLRPEGTYFVTADITALGGSEGVEFCRTLPERCGVVAVPTQVFYDDPEAGRRLVRFAFCKRPEVLTEAVSRLRGATWDG
- a CDS encoding PadR family transcriptional regulator, translated to MAVQHAVLALLARGPSYGYELKGSFEAAVGPQWGPLNIGHLYQILDRLSRDRLVVAERHAQPVKPDRVVYEITAEGRAELARWLAEPSPRSGGFRDDFFLKVTAAARSGSPETVRTVLGNQRGHLVRELRNLDGLRRDAADPVVALLLAAASRHVEADLAFVDDAESVLLAEGGGALAALVAEVPKTDPSTRLAPSAAAGPAPVAG
- the glmM gene encoding phosphoglucosamine mutase translates to MGRLFGTDGVRGRANADLTPELALAVAVAAAHTLAESDRSHAPLAVVGRDTRASGEMLEAAVVAGLTSAGATVIRVEVLPTPAVAFLTAEAKADLGVMLSASHNPMPDNGIKLFAAGGHKLPDEIEMRIEAAIEANATTAWERPVGAGVGRVHDLLDGANHYIQHLVGTLPHRLDGIKVVVDCANGAAAEVAPAAYREAGAEVIAINAEPDGLNINDECGSNHIAALCQAVVEHGADLGIAHDGDADRCVAVTADGEEVDGDQLMAILALAMREAGTLTGDTLVATVMSNLGLRLAMSAEGIRLVETKVGDRYVLEELRASGLALGGEQSGHIVMPAYATTGDGVLTGLHLMARMAATGRTLADLAAVVTKLPQVLINVPVGDRTVGATAPAVRAEVERAEAELGESGRVLLRPSGTEPLVRVMVEAATQATAQQIAERIADQVRTASPAV
- the rpsI gene encoding 30S ribosomal protein S9, which produces MTDITATEVAPEATEAPAPVARAPRGDRPIQTVGRRKEAIVRVRIVPGSGKITCNGRDLEAYFPSKVHQQLIKDPLVTAEKAESFDVIANLRGGGTTGQAGALRLAIARALIVSEPDDRPALKKAGFLTRDARVKESKKYGLKKARKAPQYSKR
- the rplM gene encoding 50S ribosomal protein L13 yields the protein MRTYSPKPGEIERQWHVIDASDVVLGRLATHAATLLRGKHKPTFAPHVDTGDFVVIVNAGKVALTGNKRQQKIAYRHSGYPGGLKQVGYEELLSKRPERAIELAVKGMLPHNKLGRKLIKKLKVYAGAEHPHGAQQPVPFEIKQIAQ
- a CDS encoding nitrate/nitrite transporter, which codes for MTTTSARPAAIEEIDLDQRRGRWIGHWAPEDPGFWRTVGSRVARRNLIWSIFAEHIGFSVWLLWSIVVVRLGDAGWQLTTSQALWLTAVPSGVGALLRLPYTFAVPIFGGRNWTVISALLLIVPCAGLAWAVEHPEIGFLPLVLIAATAGFGGGNFASSMANISFFYPEREKGWALGLNAAGGNIGVAVVQFLVPQVIVLGGGLALARAGLMYIPLAVIAAVCAYLFMDNLAEAKADVGPVWSSLRHRDTWIMSLLYIGTFGSFIGYSAAFPTLLTSVFGRPDVALAWAFLGAGVGSICRPFGGRLADRVGGARITVASFMLMAVGALAALWSVEQRSMGLFFVAFLLLFVATGVGNGSTYRMISRIFQVKGEDLGGSPEVMLAMRRQAAGALGVISSVGAFGGFLVPICYAWAKSSYGGIEPALRFYVGFFLLLIVVTWAAYLRAGTRMARAGV
- a CDS encoding type II toxin-antitoxin system PemK/MazF family toxin; this encodes MPGRWAWSTTCSSAVARVLRRSEVWRIEGARERLGLVISSDVYNSTAVPIVIVAEVVEAALLRDSPLAVPMGGWVVMPDRISSPMKKWFTECVDVADAETMRRVDRALRILQQL
- a CDS encoding DUF6364 family protein, giving the protein MTAKVTLSFSDETIAEARRFAKREGLSLSAWMDQAAREKALREVFAAHAAAVSRAGLDLEAAALADAREVGMVDDVLFGGRPRAA
- a CDS encoding molybdopterin oxidoreductase family protein gives rise to the protein MTDGARAATLSGPTPREVATHCPYCALQCGMTLREEHGQVTVLPREFPTNRGGLCQKGWTSAELLHHPDRLTTPLLRDPASGELRPATWDAALERITTGLRDVQRRHGRDAVAVFGGGGLTNEKAYALGRFARVTLGTRHIDYNGRFCMSSAAAAGMRAFGVDRGLPFPLADLGRADTLLLVGANPAETMPPLMRWLTEQRQRGGKLIVVDPRVTATARQADLHLQPLPGTDLAVANALLHIALTAGYLDESYIETRTHGFTAVRRTVASWWPARAEALSGVPVADLEETARALGTAERVIILTARGAEQHAKGVDTVTGFVNLALALGLPGRPGSGYGCLTGQGNGQGGREHGQKADQLPGYRKIDDPEARAHVARVWGVPADELPGPGVPAYQLLDSLGTAEGPRALLVFGSNPVVSAPRAARIEGRLRDLDLLVVADFLLSETAALADVVLPTAQWAEEEGTMTNLEGRVLRRRALRRPPPDVRTDLEILATLATRLQGRAPSYRLVHSKGPLLTASSDQAADAADPRTVFEELRRASAGGLADYAGISWERIDAADGVFWPCPREDEADSPRLFADRFATPDGLARFHPVEHRPAAEEVCAEYPLHFTTGRVLAQYQSGNQTRRVAALRRAAPEASVELHPDLAARLGVTDGEPVRVVSRRGEFRAPARLSSAIRPDTVFAPFHWGGAARANSVTNDAVDPISGMPEFKICAVRVERAATP